The Bubalus kerabau isolate K-KA32 ecotype Philippines breed swamp buffalo chromosome X, PCC_UOA_SB_1v2, whole genome shotgun sequence genome has a segment encoding these proteins:
- the MAGEE2 gene encoding melanoma-associated antigen E2 yields the protein MSLVSKNACHRSAETTADYSDFHGEMQATDASGLPASMIVPDAPQGPQAPVDPQVASASQAAQDPKDLDVLIDEQSRRLGALRVHDPLEDRSIALVNFMRMKSQIEGSIQQTEMLEFLREYSDQFPEILRRASAHLDRVFGLNLRVLDPQADTYNLISKRGLQSNDWIAESLDMPKAGLLALVLGHILLNGNRARETSIWDLLLKVDVLGEPQRINIPFGNTRNLLTTDFVRMRFLEYWPVYGTNPLEFEFLWGSRAHKEITKMEALKFVAEAHDEEPWSWPEEYNKALEADKAKERSQAAGLEFWSEDTMNDKANDLVQLAINVTEELLPIHQDELLAHTGKEFEDVFPNILSRATLILDLFYGFSLIEVDTSEHIYLLVQQPESEEEQMMLESLGRPTQEYVMPILGLIFLMGNRVKEANVWNLLRRFGVDVGRKHAITCKLMRQRYLECRPLSYSNPVEYELLWGPRAHLETTKMKALEYMARLYRKQPQDWPEQYREAVEDEEARARSEATAMFFFGPM from the coding sequence ATGTCTCTGGTAAGCAAGAATGCGTGTCACCGCAGCGCAGAGACCACTGCAGATTACAGCGACTTCCATGGTGAGATGCAGGCTACTGATGCCTCTGGGCTCCCCGCTTCCATGATAGTTCCTGATGCCCCCCAGGGCCCTCAGGCGCCGGTCGACCCTCAGGTTGCCAGCGCTTCCCAGGCTGCGCAGGACCCAAAAGACCTCGATGTGCTGATTGATGAGCAGTCCCGACGTTTGGGGGCGCTCAGGGTGCACGATCCTCTAGAAGACAGGTCGATTGCTTTGGTGAATTTCATGCGCATGAAAAGCCAAATCGAGGGGTCTATTCAGCAGACAGAGATGCTGGAGTTCCTCAGAGAATACTCAGATcagttccctgagatcctcagaCGAGCCTCAGCCCATCTGGATCGGGTCTTTGGGTTGAATCTGAGGGTTCTTGATCCCCAAGCTGACACCTACAACCTAATCAGCAAACGGGGTCTCCAGAGCAATGATTGGATAGCAGAATCCCTGGACATGCCAAAGGCAGGTCTCCTGGCCTTGGTCTTAGGTCACATTCTCCTAAATGGTAACCGAGCAAGAGAGACCTCCATTTGGGATCTGTTGCTAAAGGTTGATGTGTTAGGTGAGCCCCAGAGGATCAACATCCCCTTCGGGAACACAAGGAACCTCCTAACTACTGACTTTGTGCGTATGCGATTCTTGGAGTACTGGCCAGTGTATGGCACTAATCCCCTTGAATTTGAGTTCTTGTGGGGTTCTAGAGCCCacaaagaaatcacaaagatGGAAGCCCTGAAGTTTGTGGCAGAGGCCCATGATGAAGAACCCTGGAGCTGGCCAGAAGAATATAATAAGGCCCTAGAAGCTGACAAGGCCAAAGAAAGAAGCCAGGCTGCTGGCTTAGAGTTCTGGTCAGAAGACACTATGAATGATAAGGCAAATGATTTGGTCCAGTTGGCCATTAATGTCACAGAGGAGTTGCTACCTATCCATCAGGATGAGCTATTGGCTCACACTGGCAAAGAATTTGAGGATGTGTTTCCAAATATCCTCAGTCGAGCTACTCTAATACTTGATCTGTTCTATGGGTTCTCTCTGATTGAAGTTGATACCAGTGAGCACATTTACCTCCTTGTCCAGCAACCAGAATCAGAAGAAGAGCAAATGATGCTAGAGAGCCTGGGGAGACCCACTCAAGAATATGTGATGCCAATCCTGGGTTTGATCTTCCTGATGGGCAACCGTGTCAAAGAGGCCAATGTCTGGAATTTGCTTCGGAGATTTGGTGTGGATGTAGGGAGAAAGCATGCCATCACCTGCAAACTTATGAGACAGCGCTACTTGGAATGCAGGCCACTCTCCTATTCTAATCCAGTTGAATATGAGCTTCTATGGGGTCCTCGAGCTCACCTTGAAACCACCAAAATGAAAGCCCTGGAGTACATGGCCAGGCTCTACAGAAAGCAACCACAGGACTGGCCAGAGCAATATAGGGAGGCTGTTGAAGATGAGGAGGCCAGAGCCAGATCTGAGGCAACTGCCATGTTCTTCTTTGGCCCCATGTGA